One genomic region from Capra hircus breed San Clemente chromosome 6, ASM170441v1, whole genome shotgun sequence encodes:
- the LOC108636259 gene encoding rho GTPase-activating protein 20-like: MLSFINQKGPFTEGIFRKSASIKSCIALKEKLNAGHNVNLDDESVLVVSSVLKDFLRNIQGSIFSAHLYDKWLAVIDQGNEEEKITATQRLVDQLPKANVVLLRYLFGVLHNIEQHSSCNQMTAHDLSLYLTPSILCLLNSGSSAFENVTKKVSLIQFLIENCLKIFGEDITSLFGENSVSCENSDITDNSEISGR; encoded by the exons ATGCTTTCCTTTATCAATCAAAAAGGGCCGTTCACAGAAGGCATCTTCAGAAAATCAGCCAGTATAAAATCCTGCATAGCCCTAAAGGAGAAACTAAACGCTGGACACAACGTGAACTTGGATGATGAATCCGTTCTCGTAGTATCGTCTGTCTTAAAG GATTTTCTTCGAAATATCCAAGGAAGCATCTTTTCAGCCCATCTCTATGATAAATGGCTTGCTGTTATTGATCAAGGGAATGAGGAGGAGAAAATAACTGCGACCCAGAG GCTTGTAGACCAGCTACCGAAAGCCAATGTAGTGTTGTTGCGATACCTTTTTGGAGTGTTACACAACATTGAGCAACATTCCTCATGCAATCAGATGACAGCTCATGATTTATCCTTGTATCTTACCCCAAGCATCCTTTGTCTGCTTAATTCTGGAAGCTCAGCATTTGAAAATGTCACCAAAAAG GTTTCTCTGATACAATTCCTCATTGAAAACTGTCTCAAGATATTTGGAGAAGATATCACTTCTCTCTTTGGAGAGAACTCAGTGAGTTGTGAGAACAGTGATATCACTGATAACAGTGAGATTTCAGGTAGGTGA